In Dromiciops gliroides isolate mDroGli1 chromosome 4, mDroGli1.pri, whole genome shotgun sequence, one DNA window encodes the following:
- the ZNF687 gene encoding zinc finger protein 687 isoform X2 gives MGGARTQTTGVTPNGECRSRRLRPGAPKGLREGEKLYSGEAGSSRGEKRRQRGRWRRQWLQELGKDRIVSAWPGTGTSVGPTPTMGDMKTPDFDDLLAAFDIPDIDANEAIHSGPEESEGPGAQGKADPGGGGASGEGPGAAAEGPATPAQPSDHSLPHPDISAVSVIVKNTVCPEQLDSVGGGPGGDGARAGPGPKEGSLGSRQLQNGFGGPEPSPSGAARSPGPPKGESWKDKTGEGKPSMDLFAHLGPEPQDPGPLPPPALSSREGALTSPSFSTPFELSQENGPLLPPDSSQPSGTTEPSSVSPLHPSGSGRSAVASSPKEVGILPSGSPARVGGGPFFKSLPASGNSPSSPKPLGTSPPRDEEEEGTADKCVPDTPQSPSSGAEAADEDSNDSPASSSSSRPLKVRIKTIKTSCGNITRTVTRVPSDPDPPPAAVPPTDGALPTEAGLAKVPPVTSTPESPKVVSVQLGDGTKLKGTVLPVATIQNASTAMLMAASVARKAVVLPSSATPKATAKNVLGLVPQTLPKAEGRVAAGSGGQKVNGASVVMVQPSRPTGAGGTVISRTQSGLVEAFNKVLNSKNLLPAYRPNLCPPVEAGLALPPSGYRCLECGDAFSLEKSLARHYDRRSMRIEVTCNHCARRLVFFNKCSLLLHAREHKDRGLVMQCSHLVMRPVALDQMVGQPDITPLVPVAAPPAAPPPPATPGKGEGAAESLALPLPAEPPAASVPTFTYTCFRCLECKEQCRDKAGMATHFQQAGPPAPGAASNVCSTCPMMLPNRCSLSAHQRMHKSRPPHVCPECGGNFLLANFQAHLRETCLHFSRRVGYREPDSFSLRVQITQEPENGPVGQRCLRVWDVPCLLLLTMALFPRCPSCSVVFGGVNSIKSHIQTSHCEVFHKCPICPMAFKSEPSAHAHVYTQHPGFSAQEAKLIYKCAMCDTVFTHKPLLSSHFDQHLLPQRVSVFKCPSCPLLFAQKRTMLEHLKNSHQAGRLGEEAGGKGTGGTLLTPKPEPEELALSRGRAGPPTEESSSSSEEEEPPSSPEPPRPAKRSRREPRGNRGSRGRGGGLGGWTCGLCHSWFPEQDEYVAHMKKEHGKSVKKFPCSLCERSFCSAPSLRRHVRVNHEGIKRVYPCRYCTEGKRTFSSRLILEKHVQVRHRLRLGAQSPSLAGGLARGGTQGPGRKRRPSSDSCSEEPDSTTPPAKPLRSGPGASSRTRYRAVTGAEQGHTGGLRGDEGASQCRDCGLCFASPGSLSRHRFISHKKRRRGGLPGGGVGAAEEAPPQPGPEPEGGDLPLPASGAPLACKVCGKGFDSPLNLKTHFRTHGMAFIRARQGGNGDS, from the exons ATGGGCGGGGCTAGAACGCAAACGACGGGCGTGACACCCAATGGCGAGTGCAGGAGCAGGCGGCTCCGGCCAGGAGCGCCGAAGgggctgagggagggggaaaagctgTACAGTGGAGAAGCAGGAAGTAGCCGCGGTGAGAAACGGAGGCAGCGGGGAAGGTGGCGGCGGCAGTGGCTGCAGGAGCTGGGCAAAGACCGCATAGTGTCAGCCTGGCCCGGGACCGGAACAA GTGTAGGTCCCACCCCCACTATGGGGGACATGAAGACCCCAGACTTTGATGACCTCCTTGCTGCCTTTGACATCCCCGATATTGATGCTAATGAGGCCATTCATTCAGGGCCTGAGGAAAGTGAGGGGCCTGGGGCTCAAGGGAAGGCAGACCCCGGTGGTGGGGGAGCTTCTGGGGAAGGGCCAGGGGCTGCTGCAGAGGGGCCAGCGACTCCAGCCCAGCCCTCTGACCACAGCCTTCCCCATCCAGACATCTCTGCTGTCAGTGTTATTGTCAAAAACACTGTGTGCCCAGAACAGCTGGATTCTGTGGGGGGTGGGCCAGGTGGAGATGGAGCTCGAGCAGGGCCAGGGCCCAAGGAAGGGTCTCTGGGATCCCGACAACTACAGAATGGTTTTGGGGGCCCTGAGCCATCCCCCTCTGGAGCTGCCCGCTCGCCCGGTCCTCCCAAAGGAGAGAGCTGGAAAGACAAGACGGGGGAAGGAAAGCCTTCCATGGACCTCTTTGCACATCTCGGGCCTGAGCCTCAGGACCCAGGCCCCTTGCCTCCTCCTGCCCTGTCATCCCGGGAGGGGGCCCTGACCTCACCTTCTTTCTCTACCCCTTTCGAATTGAGCCAGGAAAATGGTCCTTTGCTGCCACCTGATTCCTCCCAACCCTCAGGAACCACAGAGCCAAGCAGTGTCAGCCCCCTTCATCCTTCTGGCTCAGGCCGGTCTGCTGTGGCCTCCAGCCCCAAAGAGGTGGGCATCCTTCCTAGCGGTTCGCCCGCCCGGGTTGGGGGTGGCCCTTTCTTTAAGTCATTGCCAGCCTCAGGAAACTCTCCCAGCTCCCCAAAGCCATTGGGCACTAGTCCACCAcgggatgaagaggaggagggaacagCTGACAAGTGTGTCCCCGATACCCCTCAGAGCCCTTCAAGCGGAGCTGAGGCAGCTGATGAGGACAGCAACGACTCCCCAGCCTCTTCTAGCTCCTCCCGACCTCTCAAAGTTCGTATCAAAACTATTAAAACATCCTGTGGGAATATCACAAGAACAGTGACACGTGTCCCCTCAGACCCTGACCCCCCTCCTGCTGCTGTACCCCCAACGGATGGGGCCCTCCCAACTGAGGCTGGCCTCGCAAAGGTCCCACCAGTGACCTCTACCCCTGAGAGCCCCAAAGTGGTGAGTGTCCAGCTTGGGGATGGCACAAAGCTGAAGGGCACAGTACTTCCGGTCGCTACCATCCAGAATGCCAGCACTGCCATGCTGATGGCAGCCAGCGTGGCCCGTAAGGCTGTCGTCCTGCCCTCCTCAGCCACCCCCAAGGCCACGGCCAAAAACGTCCTTGGATTGGTGCCCCAGACCCTGCCCAAAGCTGAGGGGAGGGTGGCAGCAGGGAGCGGGGGCCAGAAAGTCAACGGGGCCTCTGTGGTAATGGTGCAGCCCTCGAGGCCCACAGGGGCCGGGGGCACGGTGATCTCTCGGACCCAGTCTGGGCTGGTGGAAGCTTTCAACAAGGTCCTCAACAGCAAGAACTTGCTGCCGGCCTACCGACCCAACCTGTGCCCGCCGGTGGAGGCGGGGCTGGCTCTGCCTCCTTCTGGGTACCGCTGCCTGGAGTGTGGGGACGCCTTCTCCCTGGAGAAGAGCCTGGCGAGACACTACGACCGCCGCAGCATGAGGATTGAGGTCACCTGCAACCATTGTGCCCGCCGCCTCGTCTTCTTCAACAAGTGCAGCCTCCTACTCCATGCCCGTGAGCATAAGGACCGAGGGCTGGTCATGCAGTGCTCTCATCTCGTCATGCGGCCAGTGGCTCTGGACCAGATGGTCGGACAGCCGGACATCACGCCTCTGGTGCCTGTGGCTGCACCCCCTgcggctcccccacccccagctactCCGGGCAAAGGGGAGGGGGCTGCCGAGTCCCTGGCGTTACCCTTGCCGGCAGAGCCGCCGGCAGCCTCTGTTCCCACCTTTACTTACACCTGCTTTCGCTGCCTCGAGTGTAAGGAGCAGTGTCGAGACAAGGCCGGGATGGCCACTCATTTCCAGCAGGCCGGACCCCCTGCTCCTGGGGCCGCCAGCAAT GTGTGTTCAACCTGTCCAATGATGCTTCCCAACCGCTGCAGTTTGAGTGCCCACCAGCGCATGCACAAGAGCCGCCCCCCCCACGTCTGCCCCGAGTGTGGGGGCAACTTCTTGCTGGCCAACTTCCAAGCCCATCTTCGGGAAACCTGTCTACACTTCTCTCGTCGGGTCGGATACAG GGAACCAGATTCCTTTTCCCTCAGAGTCCAGATCACACAGGAGCCTGAGAATGGTCCTGTGGGCCAGAGATGCCTTAGGGTTTGGGATGTTCCCTGCCTCCTCCTGCTCACCATGGCCCTTTTCCCCAGGTGCCCAAGCTGTTCAGTGGTGTTTGGTGGGGTGAACTCCATCAAGTCCCACATCCAGACATCACACTGCGAAGTTTTCCACAAGTGCCCCATTTGTCCCATGGCCTTCAAGTCTGAACCCAGCGCTCATGCACATGTCTACACGCAGCACCCTGGCTTCAGTGCCCAGGAAGCCAA GCTGATCTACAAGTGCGCCATGTGTGACACAGTCTTCACCCACAAGCCTCTCCTTTCCTCACATTTTGACCAGCATCTGCTGCCCCAGCGTGTCAGTGTCTTCAAATGCCCATCCTGCCCTTTACTTTTTGCTCAGAAGAGGACCATGTTGGAGCATCTCAAG aACAGTCATCAGGCTGGGCGGCTGGGAGAGGAAGCTGGGGGGAAAGGGACTGGGGGTACCCTGCTTACCCCTAAGCCTGAACCTGAGGAATTGGCTCTGTCTCGGGGTAGGGCAGGCCCTCCCACAGAGGAGTCATCTTCCTCTTCAGAAGAAGAGGAACCCCCTAGTTCCCCTGAGCCCCCCAGACCAGCTAAGAGATCCCGACGTGAACCACGGGGGAACAGGGGCAGCAGGGGACGGGGTGGGGGGCTTGGGGGCTGGACCTGCGGCCTCTGTCACTCCTGGTTCCCCGAACAAGATGAGTATGTGGCCCACATGAAGAAAGAACATGGCAAG TCAGTGAAAAAGTTCCCATGCAGTCTTTGTGAGCGTTCCTTCTGCTCTGCCCCCAGCCTGAGGCGCCATGTCCGGGTCAACCACGAGGGCATCAAGCGTGTCTACCCCTGCAG GTACTGCACGGAGGGAAAACGCACTTTCAGTAGCCGGTTGATCTTGGAGAAGCACGTCCAAGTCCGACACAGGTTGCGGCTGGGCGCCCAGTCCCCGAGTCTGGCGGGTGGACTTGCACGGGGTGGTACCCAG GGCCCTGGGCGGAAGCGCCGCCCATCCTCAGACTCCTGCAGCGAGGAGCCGGACAGCACCACACCCCCGGCCAAGCCCCTCCGATCAGGGCCTGGAGCCAGCAGCAGGACGCGCTATCGGGCTGTGACGGGGGCGGAGCAGGGTCACACGGGAGGGCTGCGTGGTGATGAGGGGGCCTCACAGTGTCGGGACTGTGGCCTCTGCTTCGCGTCGCCGGGCTCCCTCAGCAGACACCGATTCATCAGCCATAAGAAGAGACGCCGTGGAGGGCTTCCTGGCGGGGGAGTGGGGGCTGCGGAGGAGGCGCCTCCCCAGCCAGGGCCTGAGCCTGAAGGAGGTGACTTGCCCCTTCCTGCTTCGGGGGCCCCCCTGGCCTGTAAAGTCTGTGGCAAAGGCTTTGACAGTCCCCTCAACCTCAAGACACATTTTCGAACCCATGGCATGGCTTTCATCCGTGCCCGGCAGGGAGGCAATGGAGACAGCTAG
- the ZNF687 gene encoding zinc finger protein 687 isoform X1, producing the protein MGGARTQTTGVTPNGECRSRRLRPGAPKGLREGEKLYSGEAGSSRGEKRRQRGRWRRQWLQELGKDRIVSAWPGTGTSKPVPGVGPTPTMGDMKTPDFDDLLAAFDIPDIDANEAIHSGPEESEGPGAQGKADPGGGGASGEGPGAAAEGPATPAQPSDHSLPHPDISAVSVIVKNTVCPEQLDSVGGGPGGDGARAGPGPKEGSLGSRQLQNGFGGPEPSPSGAARSPGPPKGESWKDKTGEGKPSMDLFAHLGPEPQDPGPLPPPALSSREGALTSPSFSTPFELSQENGPLLPPDSSQPSGTTEPSSVSPLHPSGSGRSAVASSPKEVGILPSGSPARVGGGPFFKSLPASGNSPSSPKPLGTSPPRDEEEEGTADKCVPDTPQSPSSGAEAADEDSNDSPASSSSSRPLKVRIKTIKTSCGNITRTVTRVPSDPDPPPAAVPPTDGALPTEAGLAKVPPVTSTPESPKVVSVQLGDGTKLKGTVLPVATIQNASTAMLMAASVARKAVVLPSSATPKATAKNVLGLVPQTLPKAEGRVAAGSGGQKVNGASVVMVQPSRPTGAGGTVISRTQSGLVEAFNKVLNSKNLLPAYRPNLCPPVEAGLALPPSGYRCLECGDAFSLEKSLARHYDRRSMRIEVTCNHCARRLVFFNKCSLLLHAREHKDRGLVMQCSHLVMRPVALDQMVGQPDITPLVPVAAPPAAPPPPATPGKGEGAAESLALPLPAEPPAASVPTFTYTCFRCLECKEQCRDKAGMATHFQQAGPPAPGAASNVCSTCPMMLPNRCSLSAHQRMHKSRPPHVCPECGGNFLLANFQAHLRETCLHFSRRVGYREPDSFSLRVQITQEPENGPVGQRCLRVWDVPCLLLLTMALFPRCPSCSVVFGGVNSIKSHIQTSHCEVFHKCPICPMAFKSEPSAHAHVYTQHPGFSAQEAKLIYKCAMCDTVFTHKPLLSSHFDQHLLPQRVSVFKCPSCPLLFAQKRTMLEHLKNSHQAGRLGEEAGGKGTGGTLLTPKPEPEELALSRGRAGPPTEESSSSSEEEEPPSSPEPPRPAKRSRREPRGNRGSRGRGGGLGGWTCGLCHSWFPEQDEYVAHMKKEHGKSVKKFPCSLCERSFCSAPSLRRHVRVNHEGIKRVYPCRYCTEGKRTFSSRLILEKHVQVRHRLRLGAQSPSLAGGLARGGTQGPGRKRRPSSDSCSEEPDSTTPPAKPLRSGPGASSRTRYRAVTGAEQGHTGGLRGDEGASQCRDCGLCFASPGSLSRHRFISHKKRRRGGLPGGGVGAAEEAPPQPGPEPEGGDLPLPASGAPLACKVCGKGFDSPLNLKTHFRTHGMAFIRARQGGNGDS; encoded by the exons ATGGGCGGGGCTAGAACGCAAACGACGGGCGTGACACCCAATGGCGAGTGCAGGAGCAGGCGGCTCCGGCCAGGAGCGCCGAAGgggctgagggagggggaaaagctgTACAGTGGAGAAGCAGGAAGTAGCCGCGGTGAGAAACGGAGGCAGCGGGGAAGGTGGCGGCGGCAGTGGCTGCAGGAGCTGGGCAAAGACCGCATAGTGTCAGCCTGGCCCGGGACCGGAACAAGTAAGCCCGTCCCGG GTGTAGGTCCCACCCCCACTATGGGGGACATGAAGACCCCAGACTTTGATGACCTCCTTGCTGCCTTTGACATCCCCGATATTGATGCTAATGAGGCCATTCATTCAGGGCCTGAGGAAAGTGAGGGGCCTGGGGCTCAAGGGAAGGCAGACCCCGGTGGTGGGGGAGCTTCTGGGGAAGGGCCAGGGGCTGCTGCAGAGGGGCCAGCGACTCCAGCCCAGCCCTCTGACCACAGCCTTCCCCATCCAGACATCTCTGCTGTCAGTGTTATTGTCAAAAACACTGTGTGCCCAGAACAGCTGGATTCTGTGGGGGGTGGGCCAGGTGGAGATGGAGCTCGAGCAGGGCCAGGGCCCAAGGAAGGGTCTCTGGGATCCCGACAACTACAGAATGGTTTTGGGGGCCCTGAGCCATCCCCCTCTGGAGCTGCCCGCTCGCCCGGTCCTCCCAAAGGAGAGAGCTGGAAAGACAAGACGGGGGAAGGAAAGCCTTCCATGGACCTCTTTGCACATCTCGGGCCTGAGCCTCAGGACCCAGGCCCCTTGCCTCCTCCTGCCCTGTCATCCCGGGAGGGGGCCCTGACCTCACCTTCTTTCTCTACCCCTTTCGAATTGAGCCAGGAAAATGGTCCTTTGCTGCCACCTGATTCCTCCCAACCCTCAGGAACCACAGAGCCAAGCAGTGTCAGCCCCCTTCATCCTTCTGGCTCAGGCCGGTCTGCTGTGGCCTCCAGCCCCAAAGAGGTGGGCATCCTTCCTAGCGGTTCGCCCGCCCGGGTTGGGGGTGGCCCTTTCTTTAAGTCATTGCCAGCCTCAGGAAACTCTCCCAGCTCCCCAAAGCCATTGGGCACTAGTCCACCAcgggatgaagaggaggagggaacagCTGACAAGTGTGTCCCCGATACCCCTCAGAGCCCTTCAAGCGGAGCTGAGGCAGCTGATGAGGACAGCAACGACTCCCCAGCCTCTTCTAGCTCCTCCCGACCTCTCAAAGTTCGTATCAAAACTATTAAAACATCCTGTGGGAATATCACAAGAACAGTGACACGTGTCCCCTCAGACCCTGACCCCCCTCCTGCTGCTGTACCCCCAACGGATGGGGCCCTCCCAACTGAGGCTGGCCTCGCAAAGGTCCCACCAGTGACCTCTACCCCTGAGAGCCCCAAAGTGGTGAGTGTCCAGCTTGGGGATGGCACAAAGCTGAAGGGCACAGTACTTCCGGTCGCTACCATCCAGAATGCCAGCACTGCCATGCTGATGGCAGCCAGCGTGGCCCGTAAGGCTGTCGTCCTGCCCTCCTCAGCCACCCCCAAGGCCACGGCCAAAAACGTCCTTGGATTGGTGCCCCAGACCCTGCCCAAAGCTGAGGGGAGGGTGGCAGCAGGGAGCGGGGGCCAGAAAGTCAACGGGGCCTCTGTGGTAATGGTGCAGCCCTCGAGGCCCACAGGGGCCGGGGGCACGGTGATCTCTCGGACCCAGTCTGGGCTGGTGGAAGCTTTCAACAAGGTCCTCAACAGCAAGAACTTGCTGCCGGCCTACCGACCCAACCTGTGCCCGCCGGTGGAGGCGGGGCTGGCTCTGCCTCCTTCTGGGTACCGCTGCCTGGAGTGTGGGGACGCCTTCTCCCTGGAGAAGAGCCTGGCGAGACACTACGACCGCCGCAGCATGAGGATTGAGGTCACCTGCAACCATTGTGCCCGCCGCCTCGTCTTCTTCAACAAGTGCAGCCTCCTACTCCATGCCCGTGAGCATAAGGACCGAGGGCTGGTCATGCAGTGCTCTCATCTCGTCATGCGGCCAGTGGCTCTGGACCAGATGGTCGGACAGCCGGACATCACGCCTCTGGTGCCTGTGGCTGCACCCCCTgcggctcccccacccccagctactCCGGGCAAAGGGGAGGGGGCTGCCGAGTCCCTGGCGTTACCCTTGCCGGCAGAGCCGCCGGCAGCCTCTGTTCCCACCTTTACTTACACCTGCTTTCGCTGCCTCGAGTGTAAGGAGCAGTGTCGAGACAAGGCCGGGATGGCCACTCATTTCCAGCAGGCCGGACCCCCTGCTCCTGGGGCCGCCAGCAAT GTGTGTTCAACCTGTCCAATGATGCTTCCCAACCGCTGCAGTTTGAGTGCCCACCAGCGCATGCACAAGAGCCGCCCCCCCCACGTCTGCCCCGAGTGTGGGGGCAACTTCTTGCTGGCCAACTTCCAAGCCCATCTTCGGGAAACCTGTCTACACTTCTCTCGTCGGGTCGGATACAG GGAACCAGATTCCTTTTCCCTCAGAGTCCAGATCACACAGGAGCCTGAGAATGGTCCTGTGGGCCAGAGATGCCTTAGGGTTTGGGATGTTCCCTGCCTCCTCCTGCTCACCATGGCCCTTTTCCCCAGGTGCCCAAGCTGTTCAGTGGTGTTTGGTGGGGTGAACTCCATCAAGTCCCACATCCAGACATCACACTGCGAAGTTTTCCACAAGTGCCCCATTTGTCCCATGGCCTTCAAGTCTGAACCCAGCGCTCATGCACATGTCTACACGCAGCACCCTGGCTTCAGTGCCCAGGAAGCCAA GCTGATCTACAAGTGCGCCATGTGTGACACAGTCTTCACCCACAAGCCTCTCCTTTCCTCACATTTTGACCAGCATCTGCTGCCCCAGCGTGTCAGTGTCTTCAAATGCCCATCCTGCCCTTTACTTTTTGCTCAGAAGAGGACCATGTTGGAGCATCTCAAG aACAGTCATCAGGCTGGGCGGCTGGGAGAGGAAGCTGGGGGGAAAGGGACTGGGGGTACCCTGCTTACCCCTAAGCCTGAACCTGAGGAATTGGCTCTGTCTCGGGGTAGGGCAGGCCCTCCCACAGAGGAGTCATCTTCCTCTTCAGAAGAAGAGGAACCCCCTAGTTCCCCTGAGCCCCCCAGACCAGCTAAGAGATCCCGACGTGAACCACGGGGGAACAGGGGCAGCAGGGGACGGGGTGGGGGGCTTGGGGGCTGGACCTGCGGCCTCTGTCACTCCTGGTTCCCCGAACAAGATGAGTATGTGGCCCACATGAAGAAAGAACATGGCAAG TCAGTGAAAAAGTTCCCATGCAGTCTTTGTGAGCGTTCCTTCTGCTCTGCCCCCAGCCTGAGGCGCCATGTCCGGGTCAACCACGAGGGCATCAAGCGTGTCTACCCCTGCAG GTACTGCACGGAGGGAAAACGCACTTTCAGTAGCCGGTTGATCTTGGAGAAGCACGTCCAAGTCCGACACAGGTTGCGGCTGGGCGCCCAGTCCCCGAGTCTGGCGGGTGGACTTGCACGGGGTGGTACCCAG GGCCCTGGGCGGAAGCGCCGCCCATCCTCAGACTCCTGCAGCGAGGAGCCGGACAGCACCACACCCCCGGCCAAGCCCCTCCGATCAGGGCCTGGAGCCAGCAGCAGGACGCGCTATCGGGCTGTGACGGGGGCGGAGCAGGGTCACACGGGAGGGCTGCGTGGTGATGAGGGGGCCTCACAGTGTCGGGACTGTGGCCTCTGCTTCGCGTCGCCGGGCTCCCTCAGCAGACACCGATTCATCAGCCATAAGAAGAGACGCCGTGGAGGGCTTCCTGGCGGGGGAGTGGGGGCTGCGGAGGAGGCGCCTCCCCAGCCAGGGCCTGAGCCTGAAGGAGGTGACTTGCCCCTTCCTGCTTCGGGGGCCCCCCTGGCCTGTAAAGTCTGTGGCAAAGGCTTTGACAGTCCCCTCAACCTCAAGACACATTTTCGAACCCATGGCATGGCTTTCATCCGTGCCCGGCAGGGAGGCAATGGAGACAGCTAG